In one Brevibacillus composti genomic region, the following are encoded:
- a CDS encoding sensor histidine kinase codes for MKGIRARLVIHFGLILLLIVLLLEGLFYWAVHTYYFGTAAETLVTRSVTFTNFINKYTSGYRLKDKARYILENISKEENAKIEVLDLSGKVILNSYGFQTAEVIDTPDVSEALQSGSGLYVGKSPQTKERVMAVSHPLTYLGDHVGVLRYSVSAEPLDAAVYRIALYGAGVGTVVVVFAFSLSLIIANRIVGPIQELTRAATQMATGNFSARARKRFDDEVGTLAETFNYMAEEISKNEQMKNDFISSVSHELRTPLTSIKGWGETLISGGLEDKEETLLGLEVISKETDRLIGLVEELLDFSKFQSGEVKLLTERLDLRDILEDVRIQFAVRSQEKNVTLDVHLPGSPLPVSVDPNRMKQIFVNLLDNAFKFTPGGGTIEVALQTDQTHVRVSVRDTGEGISPADLPHVTEKFYKGQSRQPGSGLGLSICRELVRLHGGQFEVASTRGEGTTVTVVLPLAKSLGGI; via the coding sequence ATGAAGGGAATTAGAGCGCGGCTTGTGATCCATTTTGGGCTGATCCTGCTCTTGATCGTCCTGCTCCTGGAGGGGCTGTTTTACTGGGCGGTGCACACCTATTACTTCGGCACGGCCGCGGAAACCCTCGTGACCCGCTCCGTCACATTTACCAATTTCATCAACAAATACACAAGCGGGTACCGTCTCAAGGACAAGGCTCGCTACATTTTGGAGAACATATCCAAAGAGGAAAACGCCAAGATCGAAGTGCTTGATCTGAGCGGAAAAGTCATACTGAACTCATACGGATTTCAGACCGCGGAGGTAATCGACACGCCCGATGTGTCGGAAGCCCTGCAGAGCGGCTCGGGCCTGTATGTGGGCAAGTCTCCGCAGACGAAAGAGCGGGTCATGGCGGTCTCCCACCCTCTGACGTATCTGGGCGATCATGTGGGGGTCCTGCGCTACTCCGTGTCCGCGGAGCCTCTCGATGCGGCGGTTTATCGGATCGCCCTGTACGGAGCCGGAGTCGGAACCGTGGTCGTCGTCTTCGCGTTTTCGCTCAGTCTGATCATCGCCAATCGCATCGTCGGCCCGATTCAGGAATTGACCCGCGCCGCGACACAGATGGCCACGGGCAATTTCTCCGCGCGGGCCCGGAAGCGGTTCGATGATGAGGTCGGCACACTGGCCGAAACCTTTAACTACATGGCGGAAGAGATCAGCAAAAACGAGCAGATGAAAAACGACTTCATCTCCTCCGTTTCCCACGAATTGCGGACTCCGCTTACTTCGATCAAAGGCTGGGGAGAGACGCTGATCTCGGGCGGCCTGGAGGACAAAGAAGAGACGCTGCTGGGTCTGGAGGTCATCTCCAAGGAGACCGACCGGCTGATCGGACTGGTCGAAGAGCTGCTCGATTTCTCCAAGTTTCAGTCCGGCGAGGTAAAGCTGCTTACGGAAAGGCTGGATCTGCGCGATATTCTGGAGGACGTGCGGATTCAGTTTGCTGTGCGATCGCAGGAAAAGAACGTGACGCTGGATGTTCACCTCCCGGGCTCGCCCCTCCCCGTTTCGGTTGATCCCAACCGTATGAAGCAGATTTTTGTCAATTTGCTGGACAATGCCTTTAAATTCACACCCGGCGGCGGTACGATTGAGGTAGCCTTACAGACCGATCAGACGCATGTGCGCGTCTCTGTCCGCGACACCGGAGAGGGCATCTCGCCCGCAGACTTGCCCCATGTGACCGAGAAGTTTTACAAAGGCCAATCCAGACAGCCGGGAAGCGGTCTCGGATTATCCATTTGCAGGGAGCTGGTTCGCCTGCACGGCGGTCAGTTTGAAGTGGCGAGCACACGCGGCGAGGGAACCACGGTCACCGTCGTATTGCCTCTGGCAAAGAGTCTCGGCGGCATATAA
- a CDS encoding helix-turn-helix domain-containing protein yields MALLNPLRAEILSRLTEPASAAELARAINDIPQRVNYHLKALEKVGLVRRVGTRQVRNLVEVLYQAIARTYILSETLNWPKEAVDRIKDQGSLSHLVTAAERIKRDALVLLEKSDQQEEIPSATVDTQIRLGSREQRSAFVQEYVELVRQLAEKYQADDAGEEPYQVVLAVYPKPAQGGEEE; encoded by the coding sequence ATGGCACTGCTCAATCCGCTCCGCGCGGAAATTCTCAGCCGATTGACGGAACCTGCGTCCGCCGCCGAGCTGGCGCGGGCGATCAACGACATCCCGCAGCGGGTCAACTACCATTTGAAGGCGCTGGAAAAGGTCGGTTTGGTTCGCCGCGTGGGAACGCGCCAGGTCCGCAATCTGGTGGAGGTGTTGTATCAGGCAATCGCACGGACGTACATCCTGTCGGAGACGCTCAACTGGCCCAAGGAGGCGGTCGACCGCATCAAGGACCAAGGCTCCCTGTCCCATTTGGTGACGGCGGCCGAGCGGATCAAGCGGGACGCGCTGGTGCTGCTGGAAAAATCGGATCAGCAGGAGGAAATCCCCAGTGCGACAGTGGACACCCAAATCCGATTGGGGAGCAGAGAACAGCGCAGCGCTTTTGTCCAGGAGTACGTCGAGCTCGTTCGTCAGCTGGCGGAAAAATATCAGGCCGATGACGCGGGAGAGGAGCCGTATCAAGTGGTTTTAGCCGTTTATCCCAAACCTGCCCAAGGAGGAGAGGAAGAATGA
- a CDS encoding SDR family NAD(P)-dependent oxidoreductase — protein MPFSEKVVVVTGAGQGIGYAVAAMYASRGARVCIAEKNPELGERAAAKITRAGGRAFFQPVDVSIPQQIIKLMEELAERWSHLDILINNAGVSRWKSPYELSVEEWDDVMNTNLRSVFLCSREAALLMRRTGGGAIVNLSSTRAHMSEPHSEAYAASKGGILALTHALALSLGPDRIRVNAISPGWIETGDEEALRPEDHEQHPAGRVGRPEDVARACLFLTEDDNDFLTGAELVLDGGMTRKMIYHL, from the coding sequence ATGCCGTTTTCCGAAAAAGTTGTGGTTGTCACCGGAGCGGGGCAAGGCATAGGATACGCCGTCGCTGCCATGTACGCATCTCGCGGGGCAAGAGTATGCATCGCAGAAAAGAATCCGGAGCTGGGCGAACGCGCTGCCGCCAAGATCACCCGAGCGGGCGGACGGGCGTTTTTTCAGCCAGTGGATGTGAGCATCCCCCAGCAGATTATCAAGCTGATGGAGGAATTAGCCGAGCGCTGGAGCCATCTGGACATTCTGATCAACAATGCGGGGGTCTCCAGGTGGAAATCGCCGTATGAACTCTCTGTCGAGGAGTGGGATGACGTGATGAATACCAATCTCCGCAGCGTCTTCCTCTGCTCCCGGGAAGCGGCTCTCTTGATGCGGCGAACCGGCGGCGGGGCCATCGTGAATCTCTCGTCCACGCGTGCCCACATGTCGGAGCCCCATTCCGAGGCGTATGCTGCGTCCAAGGGCGGCATCCTGGCGCTGACCCACGCCCTGGCCCTCTCCCTCGGCCCCGACCGGATCAGGGTAAATGCCATCTCCCCCGGATGGATCGAGACCGGCGATGAAGAAGCGCTCCGCCCGGAGGATCATGAGCAGCATCCGGCCGGACGCGTGGGCAGACCCGAAGATGTGGCCCGCGCCTGCCTCTTTTTGACCGAAGACGACAACGACTTTCTGACGGGGGCAGAGCTGGTATTGGATGGCGGCATGACGCGAAAAATGATTTATCATTTGTAA
- a CDS encoding b(o/a)3-type cytochrome-c oxidase subunit 1 — protein MFNQKATEQVQVDRSTARLSLAYIWVAYAAFGLAALAGMLQGMVRGGIVELPSWTNYYQILTAHGVLMALIFTTYFIIGFLLSGVAKTTGGSLHLAARGFGWTGWVLMTIGTAMAVVTIVMNDASVLYTFYAPLKASPLFYIGAALLVVGSWFGGFAIFSSYRKWRQENRGKMSPLFVFMSVTTFVLWMIATLPVAVEVLFQLIPWSLGWTSSINIMLSRTLFWFFGHPLVYFWLMPAYIAWYVCLPRVIGGHVFSDSLSRLAFISLLLFSIPVGFHHQLMEPGISPGWKMIHVILTLIVVIPSLMTAFSMFATFETTGRKKGGTGLFGWFKKLPWSDVRFFAPFVGMLFFIPAGAGGIINASNQMNAVVHNTIWVTGHFHITVGAAVALTFFGVSFWLIPVLTGRTLTATANRMGMVQTVFWSVGMFLMSFAMHYLGLQGSPRRTSYTTYADHPLAVEWLDYQRVMAFGGGLLFVAAILLILILGYLTFFAPKGNTEYPIAETETKQHTPAILERWPVWIGVLVLLIVLAYGYPIAEQLTHNPPGSPPFRTW, from the coding sequence ATGTTCAATCAAAAAGCAACAGAGCAGGTTCAAGTGGACCGTTCCACGGCTCGTCTGAGTCTGGCCTATATCTGGGTGGCCTACGCCGCATTCGGGCTGGCTGCACTGGCCGGGATGCTGCAAGGCATGGTGCGGGGCGGGATCGTTGAATTGCCCAGCTGGACCAACTACTATCAGATTTTGACCGCGCACGGCGTATTGATGGCACTTATTTTTACCACCTATTTCATCATCGGCTTTCTCTTGTCGGGCGTCGCCAAAACCACGGGAGGTTCCTTGCACTTAGCGGCGCGCGGCTTCGGCTGGACGGGCTGGGTCCTGATGACGATCGGCACGGCGATGGCCGTCGTGACCATTGTGATGAATGACGCCTCCGTTCTGTACACCTTTTATGCGCCGCTGAAAGCCTCACCCCTCTTCTACATCGGTGCCGCTTTGCTCGTCGTGGGCAGCTGGTTCGGCGGTTTTGCGATCTTCAGCAGCTACCGCAAGTGGAGACAGGAAAATCGCGGGAAAATGTCTCCGCTGTTTGTCTTCATGTCCGTCACCACCTTTGTCTTGTGGATGATTGCGACCCTGCCGGTAGCGGTCGAAGTTCTGTTCCAGCTCATTCCCTGGTCGCTCGGCTGGACGTCCAGCATCAACATCATGCTGAGCCGCACGCTGTTTTGGTTCTTTGGCCATCCGCTCGTCTACTTCTGGCTGATGCCGGCTTATATCGCCTGGTATGTCTGCCTGCCGCGCGTGATCGGCGGCCACGTCTTCAGTGATTCGCTGTCTCGTCTCGCTTTTATCTCTCTGCTCCTGTTCTCGATACCGGTCGGATTCCACCACCAGCTGATGGAGCCAGGCATTTCTCCCGGCTGGAAGATGATCCACGTCATCCTGACGCTGATCGTCGTCATCCCGTCGCTGATGACCGCTTTCTCGATGTTCGCTACCTTCGAGACGACCGGTCGGAAAAAAGGCGGTACGGGGCTGTTCGGCTGGTTCAAAAAGCTGCCGTGGTCCGACGTTCGCTTTTTCGCTCCGTTTGTCGGGATGCTCTTCTTTATCCCGGCAGGTGCGGGCGGGATTATCAACGCCAGCAACCAGATGAATGCGGTCGTGCACAATACGATCTGGGTCACAGGCCATTTCCACATTACCGTAGGCGCTGCAGTAGCCTTGACGTTCTTCGGCGTCAGCTTCTGGCTGATCCCGGTATTGACCGGCCGTACACTGACCGCCACTGCCAACCGGATGGGGATGGTGCAGACGGTATTCTGGTCGGTGGGGATGTTCCTGATGTCCTTTGCGATGCACTACCTGGGCCTGCAAGGTTCTCCGCGCCGCACCAGCTATACGACCTATGCGGATCACCCGCTCGCAGTGGAATGGCTGGATTATCAGCGCGTGATGGCATTTGGCGGCGGCCTTTTGTTCGTAGCCGCGATTCTGCTGATCCTGATTCTGGGCTATCTGACGTTCTTCGCTCCGAAAGGCAACACCGAATACCCGATCGCGGAGACGGAGACGAAGCAGCATACGCCTGCGATTCTCGAACGCTGGCCGGTGTGGATCGGCGTTCTGGTTCTGTTGATCGTGCTGGCTTACGGCTATCCGATTGCCGAACAGCTGACCCACAACCCGCCAGGCTCCCCGCCGTTCCGGACCTGGTAA
- a CDS encoding response regulator transcription factor, with protein sequence MKVLLLEDEKSIRDFVRINLKRQGCEVVEASTGEEALEIAEARSGIEIAILDVMLPGIDGFQVCRELRSKFPRMGIIMLTAKTQEADKVMGLEYGADDYVVKPFSPTELLARVKALHRRLTALDAVAEEPQVIDIPPFQLLLDERKLLKQKQEIDLTPKEFAILKLLAENANKAISRDHILTEVWGQFYVGDLKVVDVNIRRIRQKIEDDPAHPAYVETVWGYGYLWRKETADEGN encoded by the coding sequence ATGAAGGTTCTGTTGTTGGAAGATGAAAAATCGATTCGCGATTTCGTCAGGATCAATCTCAAGCGGCAAGGCTGCGAGGTGGTCGAAGCCTCGACCGGGGAAGAAGCCCTGGAGATCGCAGAAGCGAGAAGCGGCATTGAAATTGCGATTCTGGACGTGATGCTTCCGGGGATCGACGGCTTTCAGGTCTGCCGCGAGCTTCGCAGCAAGTTCCCCCGCATGGGGATTATCATGCTGACGGCCAAAACCCAGGAGGCCGACAAGGTGATGGGCCTGGAATACGGCGCCGATGACTACGTGGTCAAGCCCTTTAGTCCGACTGAGCTGCTGGCCCGCGTAAAAGCCTTGCACCGCAGGCTGACGGCGCTCGACGCGGTCGCGGAGGAGCCGCAGGTCATCGACATTCCGCCGTTCCAACTGCTCCTCGATGAGCGCAAGCTGTTGAAGCAGAAGCAGGAAATCGATTTGACCCCCAAAGAATTTGCCATCCTGAAGCTGCTCGCCGAAAACGCCAACAAGGCGATCAGCCGGGATCATATCTTGACAGAGGTATGGGGCCAGTTTTATGTCGGCGATCTAAAGGTAGTCGACGTCAATATCCGCCGGATCCGTCAAAAAATCGAGGACGATCCGGCACATCCCGCCTACGTGGAAACCGTCTGGGGCTACGGCTACCTCTGGAGAAAGGAAACAGCCGATGAAGGGAATTAG
- a CDS encoding FG-GAP repeat domain-containing protein codes for MKKIWLSLAGLSLLWTGGCGLTDTPTELMRAPAADVNQQSINQAVMQFLPPGSQLTVPLQPEESSAVSLHDLTGDGSPEVIAFYKTEKTDYEIGVLVLSQNGGSWKKTASFTGIGRELDYVQYVDMTGDGIAEMLVGWGGGDGLNKELSVYSFHENNPQELLKQSYSVMAVGDLDGDEQEELVLIIHDHSNLTSKAEVYGITEGMLAKRTEIALEGNVNGYEAAVIGKASAEKKGIFIEAGMGAHSAMTELLIYEDGQLHRPLVAAGKEIDLTFKPYSLGSEDINDDGIIEIGIHTQPPGTDELPMAEVPWISSYYQWRGGTELSHIEDHFQSQTLGFNFRIPEKWKDKYTIEQNPDPGSAVVHMMYYGQNGENKATLLTFQAMPQAEWAKIEKSFEGKQTPYLVLSEQNKQVLVAIQPQKPGHLGGQALREYNAMLLTSDEIRHLFRKLKRPI; via the coding sequence ATGAAAAAAATCTGGCTGTCTCTCGCCGGCCTGTCTCTTTTGTGGACCGGCGGGTGCGGTTTAACGGATACGCCCACTGAATTGATGCGCGCTCCTGCAGCCGATGTCAATCAGCAGTCGATCAATCAAGCCGTCATGCAATTTCTCCCTCCCGGTTCACAGCTGACAGTGCCGCTGCAGCCGGAGGAGTCCAGCGCAGTCTCTCTGCATGACTTGACGGGCGACGGCTCCCCTGAGGTGATCGCTTTTTACAAGACGGAAAAAACAGACTACGAGATCGGCGTACTGGTCTTGTCGCAGAACGGAGGCAGCTGGAAAAAAACCGCCTCATTTACCGGCATCGGACGCGAGCTGGACTACGTGCAATATGTGGACATGACGGGAGACGGCATCGCCGAGATGTTGGTCGGCTGGGGCGGAGGAGACGGCCTGAACAAAGAGCTGTCCGTCTATTCGTTTCACGAAAACAACCCGCAGGAATTGCTGAAGCAGTCGTACTCCGTCATGGCTGTCGGCGATCTTGACGGCGATGAGCAGGAGGAGCTGGTACTCATCATCCACGACCACAGCAATTTGACCTCCAAAGCCGAGGTCTACGGGATCACGGAGGGGATGCTTGCCAAGCGGACAGAGATCGCCCTCGAAGGAAATGTAAACGGTTATGAAGCGGCCGTCATCGGCAAAGCCTCCGCCGAGAAAAAAGGGATTTTTATCGAAGCCGGTATGGGAGCCCATTCCGCGATGACAGAGCTGCTCATCTACGAAGACGGGCAGCTGCACCGCCCGCTGGTTGCGGCAGGCAAGGAAATCGATCTGACCTTCAAGCCGTATTCTCTTGGCAGCGAGGACATCAATGATGACGGGATCATCGAGATCGGCATCCACACCCAGCCGCCGGGAACCGATGAGCTGCCCATGGCGGAAGTCCCCTGGATCTCCTCTTATTACCAGTGGAGGGGCGGAACGGAGCTGTCTCACATCGAAGACCACTTCCAGAGCCAAACGCTCGGCTTCAATTTTCGCATTCCGGAAAAATGGAAGGACAAATATACCATCGAGCAAAATCCGGATCCGGGTTCCGCCGTGGTCCATATGATGTACTATGGACAAAACGGGGAAAACAAGGCGACCCTGCTCACCTTTCAAGCGATGCCGCAGGCGGAATGGGCCAAGATCGAAAAGTCTTTCGAAGGAAAACAGACTCCTTATTTGGTGCTGTCGGAACAAAACAAGCAGGTGCTGGTCGCCATCCAGCCGCAGAAGCCCGGTCATTTAGGCGGACAGGCCTTGCGCGAGTACAATGCCATGCTGCTCACCTCAGACGAGATCCGGCACTTGTTCCGCAAGTTAAAAAGGCCGATCTAG
- a CDS encoding nitroreductase family protein — MFDSDHSKEDEILQTDVKQSTEQVMEARHSVRKYDSSEEIPRGKLNEILRLAATAPSSWNLQHWRFLIVTDPAQKERLLPIAYGQQQVVDAYATIVILGDLEADKSALRVYNDSLEKGYINEQVRDTLVAQIEQAYQNNPQLARDEAIRNASLAAMQLMLAAKAKGYDTCPMGGFDREALIEAFRIPSRYLPVMIITMGKASVPAYPTSRFGLDELVIENSF, encoded by the coding sequence ATGTTTGATTCTGATCACAGTAAGGAGGATGAAATCTTGCAAACAGACGTCAAACAGAGCACGGAACAAGTGATGGAAGCGCGCCACAGCGTCCGCAAATACGATTCCAGCGAGGAGATTCCTCGTGGAAAATTAAATGAGATCCTGCGATTGGCGGCCACGGCGCCATCCTCTTGGAACCTGCAGCACTGGCGCTTTCTCATCGTGACCGATCCCGCCCAAAAGGAGCGTTTGCTGCCGATTGCCTACGGACAGCAGCAAGTCGTCGACGCCTATGCGACCATTGTGATTCTGGGCGATCTGGAGGCGGATAAGTCGGCGCTCCGCGTCTACAATGACTCTCTCGAGAAAGGCTATATCAACGAGCAAGTGCGGGACACGCTGGTCGCCCAGATCGAGCAGGCCTACCAGAACAATCCGCAGCTTGCCCGGGACGAGGCGATCCGCAATGCTTCGCTGGCCGCGATGCAGCTGATGCTCGCCGCCAAAGCCAAAGGCTACGACACTTGCCCGATGGGAGGCTTTGACAGGGAGGCCCTGATCGAAGCCTTCCGGATTCCCAGCCGCTACCTGCCCGTGATGATCATCACGATGGGGAAGGCGAGCGTCCCGGCTTATCCGACGTCTCGATTCGGTCTGGATGAGCTGGTGATTGAAAACAGCTTCTAA
- a CDS encoding cytochrome c oxidase subunit 2A, which produces METRTEATRQIDEAKQPQPQSQDLKGTFIAVLLVGAVILLSWFGVFGLFLERA; this is translated from the coding sequence AGGCAACGCGTCAAATCGATGAGGCAAAGCAGCCGCAACCGCAGTCACAAGACCTGAAAGGGACATTTATCGCTGTCTTATTGGTGGGCGCTGTCATACTCCTGAGCTGGTTTGGCGTGTTTGGACTATTCCTGGAACGTGCATAG
- the clpP gene encoding ATP-dependent Clp endopeptidase proteolytic subunit ClpP has translation MNLIPVVVEQTSYGERSYDIYSRLLKDRIIFLGSAIDDQVANAVVAQMLFLTAEDPEKDIHLYINSPGGSITAGMAIYDTMQFIKPDVSTICIGMAASMGAFLLIAGAAGKRYALPNAEIMIHQPWGGSQGQASDIKIQAERILRQRRQLYEIMAKHTGQSVEKIERDSDRDFFMGAEEARAYGIVDKVIEKL, from the coding sequence ATGAATCTGATACCGGTAGTCGTAGAGCAGACCAGTTATGGAGAGCGCTCCTACGATATTTATTCCAGGCTGTTAAAGGATCGGATCATCTTCCTCGGCAGTGCCATCGATGATCAGGTGGCCAATGCGGTGGTCGCCCAGATGCTGTTTTTGACGGCAGAAGACCCGGAAAAGGATATTCACCTCTACATCAATTCGCCGGGCGGCTCCATCACAGCGGGGATGGCCATCTATGACACGATGCAGTTCATCAAGCCCGATGTCTCTACCATCTGCATCGGCATGGCCGCTTCGATGGGGGCCTTTCTGCTCATCGCGGGCGCTGCCGGCAAGCGCTATGCACTGCCCAATGCGGAAATCATGATCCATCAGCCCTGGGGCGGCAGCCAGGGGCAGGCCAGCGACATCAAAATCCAGGCGGAGCGCATCTTGCGCCAGCGCCGCCAGCTGTATGAGATCATGGCGAAACATACGGGCCAGTCCGTGGAGAAGATAGAGCGCGACTCCGACCGGGATTTCTTCATGGGCGCGGAGGAAGCGCGGGCCTACGGGATCGTGGACAAAGTGATCGAAAAGCTGTAG
- a CDS encoding cytochrome c oxidase subunit II, with protein MHLHRYEKIWLILGAGGLALFIALLCVNAFAMGMAPPSNMEMIDPTKVTATPPFDNPGLKKIGDNEYDAYMTAFAFGFAPNKMEVPAGATVNFHVTSPDVVHGFQIPGTNVNFMVMPGHINSASYTFEEPGEYLILCNEYCGAGHQVMATTIIVKEKGR; from the coding sequence ATGCATTTGCACCGTTACGAAAAAATCTGGCTGATTCTGGGCGCTGGCGGCCTTGCGCTGTTTATCGCGCTGCTTTGCGTCAATGCCTTCGCGATGGGGATGGCTCCCCCGAGCAATATGGAAATGATCGATCCGACCAAAGTGACCGCGACTCCTCCGTTTGACAATCCTGGCCTGAAAAAGATCGGTGACAATGAGTACGATGCCTACATGACGGCGTTTGCCTTTGGTTTTGCACCCAACAAAATGGAAGTGCCGGCAGGAGCGACGGTCAATTTCCACGTCACCAGCCCGGATGTCGTCCACGGGTTTCAAATACCGGGAACCAACGTCAACTTCATGGTGATGCCCGGACATATCAACTCTGCTTCGTACACGTTTGAAGAGCCGGGCGAGTACCTGATCTTGTGCAATGAATACTGCGGCGCCGGCCACCAGGTCATGGCGACCACCATTATCGTGAAGGAAAAAGGCAGGTGA
- a CDS encoding cation:proton antiporter gives MLILQLAIILLASKIAGDISARLGQPSVLGKLLVGIILGPSVLGVVTDSDILKEISQIGVILLMFIAGLETDLDEFKRSGKASFNVGLAGIAAPLALGYIAGMVIGLPAFESIFLGLLLSATSVSISVQALKELGKLKSREGATILGAAVIDDVVVILILAFVMSFAGGDVNLGMVVLKKVVFFAVILLLSWKVVPWVLRRFAPLQVTETVVTAALIICFLFAYLAEYTGVAAIIGAYIAGIAISLTKFKQEITHKVETLSYSLFVPVFFTSIGVSAQFSGIFDHFWLIIGLSVLAILTKFIGGGLGAKVSGFGWRSSWGIGSAMISRGEVALIIASIGLEAKLLAPDMFAVLIVVVLVTTIVTPPMMKIFFTEKKGGGDQVPLRKEA, from the coding sequence ATGCTAATCTTACAACTAGCCATTATCCTGCTCGCTTCCAAAATCGCCGGCGACATCAGCGCGAGACTGGGGCAGCCCTCCGTCCTCGGCAAACTGCTGGTCGGGATTATCCTGGGACCGTCTGTGCTGGGTGTCGTGACGGATAGTGACATCTTAAAAGAAATCAGCCAAATCGGTGTCATCCTGTTGATGTTCATCGCGGGTCTGGAGACGGATCTCGACGAATTCAAACGATCCGGGAAGGCTTCCTTTAATGTCGGACTCGCCGGGATCGCTGCTCCGCTCGCGCTGGGCTATATCGCCGGTATGGTCATCGGCTTGCCGGCGTTTGAATCTATCTTTTTGGGCCTGCTGCTCTCGGCTACCAGTGTCAGCATCTCTGTCCAGGCACTTAAAGAACTGGGCAAATTGAAGTCCCGCGAAGGCGCGACCATTCTCGGCGCAGCCGTCATCGACGACGTCGTGGTAATCTTGATTCTCGCCTTCGTGATGAGCTTCGCTGGCGGCGATGTCAATTTGGGCATGGTCGTCCTCAAAAAAGTGGTCTTTTTTGCCGTCATCCTGCTGCTCTCCTGGAAGGTCGTTCCTTGGGTCTTGCGGCGATTTGCTCCGCTGCAAGTAACGGAAACGGTTGTGACCGCAGCCTTGATCATCTGTTTCCTGTTCGCCTACCTGGCCGAATACACCGGTGTGGCGGCCATTATCGGCGCCTACATCGCCGGGATTGCCATCAGCCTGACCAAATTCAAGCAAGAAATTACGCATAAAGTCGAAACCCTTAGCTACAGTCTGTTTGTGCCTGTCTTCTTTACATCGATTGGGGTGTCGGCGCAATTCTCCGGCATTTTCGACCACTTCTGGCTGATTATCGGCCTGAGCGTTCTGGCGATTCTGACCAAATTCATCGGGGGCGGTCTCGGCGCCAAAGTCTCCGGTTTTGGCTGGAGAAGCTCCTGGGGGATCGGCTCAGCGATGATTTCCCGCGGCGAGGTAGCCTTGATCATCGCCTCCATTGGACTGGAAGCGAAGCTCCTGGCTCCCGACATGTTCGCCGTGCTGATCGTCGTCGTGCTGGTCACTACGATTGTGACACCGCCGATGATGAAGATCTTCTTCACCGAGAAAAAGGGCGGCGGCGATCAGGTCCCGCTGAGAAAAGAAGCGTAA